From Thalassospiraceae bacterium LMO-JJ14:
GATCGTGACGGTCGGCACTGGTGCCGAGCACCTTGGATTTCCCGGAAACGACGATCAGGTCGCCCAGACGGTCTTCGGGCAGCCCGAAGATGCGGCAGCCTTCGGCGCGCGGGTAAACACGTTCGATTCCGTCGATCTCGCGAAGCCTGTCGGCAACATCCGCAGCGTCGTCGTCGCCCTTCAGATACACCGTCGCGAAAGAACCGAGCGCGCCGTGATGCACGACGTAAGGATCGGTGATCGGCAGGATCACACGCGCCTTTTCCACACCCAGCATGTCGTCGAGAACTTCCTGCAGGTAAATCACATCGGGTTCGCCATCGGCATTGAATTTTGCGTTCATGCCATGGTCGGCGGTCAGCGCAAGCGTTGCGCCCATGGCGTCGAGCTTGGCGAAATAACCGTCCATCATCGCATAGAACTGGTTGGCGACGGGGGTGCCGGGGGCGTGCTTGTGCTGAATGTAATCGGTGGTCGACAGATACATCAGATCGGGGCGCATGCTTTCCATCAGCTTGACGCCGGCATCGAAAATGAACTCGCTCAGCTCGGCGGAATAAACGGACGGAATTTCCCGCCCGACCATGGCCTGGGCGTTGTCGATGCCGTTTTCCGCCAACGTCGTCTCGTCCGCTTTTTCGGACGAGAAGCTGACCGCGCGGCCGCTTGAAAAGTCGAGGCCATGACCCAACAGCCGGCGCAGCTTGTCCTTCGCCGTGATGACGCAGATCTTTGCGCCGGCATCGTGAAAAGCCTTGAAGATGGTGTCGACGCGCAGAAACTTGGGGTCATTCATCATCACTTCCTCGCCGCTGTCGGGGTCGAGGAAGAAGTTGCCCGAGATACCGTGCACCGCCGGCGGCTGGCCGGTGACGATGGACAGGTTGTTCGGGTTGGTGAAGCTCGGCACGACACAATGCGCGCGCAGATCGGCACCTTTTTCGAGAGCTTTTTCAAGGAACGGCATATGCCCGCCGGCAATCGCCTGTTCGATGTAATCCGGCTCGGAGCCGTCGATGCAGACAACCACGACAGGTGTTTTTGGCCAGTTGTATGTACGGCCGTTCACGGTCACGGTTTTGTTGATGCTGTTCATGTTTCCAACTCTCTCTTACTTGCTTGTCAGGCGGCGGCAGGGCGTCCGTTTTGGACCCCCATATCGCTGAGCACGTTGCGGATGACGCCGAGTGCACCCTGCATTTGTTCGGCTCCGAGCGCGCCGATGCAGCCGATCCGGAATGACGGTGCGACGGTCAGCTTACCGGGATAGATGATGTAGCCCTGGTCCTTGAGGTGATCGTAAAACACCTCGAAATCGAAATTCGGATCCTCGGGCATTTTGAAGGTGATGATGATCGGCGCCTGCAGGTGATCGGGCAGCAGGGTTTCGAAACCGAGGCTGCGCATGCCGTCGATCAGGATGTCGCGGTTTTCCATGTAGCGCTTGAAACGGCCAGGGACACCGCCTGCTTGCAGAAACTGCCGGATCGCCGCATCGAAAGCGACGATGACATGAGTCGGCGGTGTAAAGCGCCACTGCGCGTTCTTTTCCATGGCCACCCATTGATCGTACAGATCAAGGCTGAGCGCATGGGCATTGCCCTTGCATCCTTCGAGCGCGGATTTGCGGATCAGCGCGAAGCCCATGCCGGGGACACCTTCAAGGCACTTGTTGGATGACGCCATGACGGCATCGAACGTCACCTTTGTGGCATCGAGATCGATGGCACCGAAAGCGCTCATAGCGTCGATGATCAGACTTTTGCCATGTCGCGCGCAGACCTCGGCGATCTCGGCAATCGGATTCAGGATGCCCGACGTGGTTTCGCAATGAACCGCCAGCACATGACTGATGTCATGATCTTCGGCAAGTATCTTGTCGAGATACGCCGGGTCCGGCGGAGTATCTTCCGGCGTTTCATACGTTGTGCAAGTGCGCCCGGCATAACCGAGGATTTTCACCATGCGCTGGCCGTATGCACCGTTGATCAGAACAAGGGCTCTGCCGTCCTTGGGGATCAGCGTACCGAGTGTCGCTTCGACGGCAAACGTGCCGCTGCCCTGAACCGGGACGCAGACATGCGTGCCTTCGGCGTTGGCGATTTTCAAAAGATTGGCCCGAACGCGGGCATTGGTTTCGATGAATGTCGCATCGCGCGAGCCCCAGTCGTGCAGCATCGCCTGCTTGGTTTCTGCGCTGGTGGTCAGGGGGCCAGGGGTCAGAAGCCAAGGATCTCGGTCTGAAGTCGTCATGTTTCTCTCCGCAGGATGATCAATCGTTCGCGAATGCGGACTTTATCGGGCATAAACGGTCAAAAGTCCACAAATAAAAAGGCCTGCGTAACGAAAATCAGCGTTTTCGCCAGGCCTGGGTGCGCCGTTGTATGCCGCGCGTCAGTAGCATGTGCAGCAACCGCACGCCGGCTGCGGTGCTGACGATCATCATGCCCATGGCGGCAGCAGGAGACTGGTCGCCGGCATCGTCCATGTTCAGCACGGCCACCGAAGCCAGCGTCGTGTCGGATGAATACAGGAACACCACGGCGGACACGGTGGTCATGGCGTTGACGAACAGATACATGGAAATATCAAGCACCGCCGGTGTGCATACAGGCACGGTGACACGCCAGAAGGTCTTGTAAAACGGCGCCTTCAGGGATTGCGAGACGGCCTCGAATTCCGGGTCCATCTGTTTCAGCGCCGTCACCGCCGACAGGTGCGAGACCGTATAAAAGTGCGTGATCGTGCAGATCACCAGGATCGGCATGGTGTGATACAGAAAGCCCAGCGGGTTCGACGGGTGGTTGAAGAAAAATACATAGGCAAGACCGAGCACGAGACCCGGCACCGCCATCGGCACCATGCAAAGAGCCTGCATCACCGTCCGGCCGGTCTTGAAACCGCGGCTTTTTTCCACCAGATAGGCGCCGAAGAAGATGATTGCCGTGCCGAAAATCGCGGTCCACGTCGCCAGTTCGATAGAGTTGAAATAAGACGCCCAGCCGCCGCCGTCCATCAGATCGAAATTGTAGTGCTTGGTTGTCAGGCTCAGGTTGTAGGGCCAGAAGGTGACGACCGATGAGAATATGGCCATCGCCAGAATGGAAACGATGATAAAACCGACCAGGCAGCAAAACGCCAGCATGATCATGTCGAACTGCCGGTTCGGTTTCGGCTGGAAAGGTACGGCGCGGGCTGACAGCAGGGCCACCTGTTTGCGCTGCACCAGCCGGTCGGCGACGAAGGCAAAGGCGGCCGGGATCAGCAGGGCCATGGAGACCACGGCACCCATCTGGAAATCATGCCGGCCGACGACCTGTTTGTAGACATCCGTTGCCAGCACGTTGTATTGCCCGCCGACGACCTTGGGGACGCCGAAATCGGTGATGATCAGGGTGAAGGCGACAAAGAACGCGGACACCAGCCCATAACGCATGCTGGGCAGCGTCACGGTGAAGAACGTCTTGATCTTGCTTGCGCCGAGAACTTCCGAGGCCTCGTAAAGGCGGGCATCGCTGAGCGACATGCCGATCAGCATTATCGTCATGACGTGCGGGAAAACGTAAAATACCTCGCCCATGACGATGCCGATGGGGCCGTAAAGCTCGGCGCCGAACAGCCATTCCTTGATGATGCCCTGGTTGCCGAAGAAAAACACCAGCGAGATTGCCGGCAGCAATGACGGCATCAGGATCGGGATCAGGGCCACACCCTTGAAAATGCTTTTGAACGGTATGCACGAGCGGGTCAGGGCATAGGCGTAAATAAAGGCAATGACCATTACAATCGCCGAGGCAAGAAGCGTGACCTTGAAGCTGTTGCCGATCGACCATGACAGTGCGGGCGTCGTCAGATAGGTGATGTAGTTGGCGAGGCCGACAAACTCACCGTGCGAATTCTGAAAACTTTTCTCGAGCAGGGCATAAAGCGGAAACGCGATGCCGATCAGCAGAAATAGCGCGATTGCGGCCATCGAGGCGCGCATGACGATGTCGTCGCGGCTGACTTTCGCCTTAACAGGCCGGGAAGTGGCGGCAATGGTATCGGTCATACGTAAAAATCAGTTCCTTGCCGGGTACACAATTGTCAGGTCGGCGGGCAGGGCGAGGTGAATTTTGCCGCCCGGCGTCATGTCGATTTCGCGCGCCCGTGCAACCGAGACATCGACCATCAGTTCCGACTCGGCACCGTTAACTGGCACGGTATGAACGCGGTGGAAGGAGCCCAGGAATTCGACATGTTCAATTGTCAGGTCGATCTGGTTATCGGCGCCGCTGGCACGGCTGCCGGTCAGGATGTTTTCCGGGCGAATGCAAAGGACGATGTCACTGCCGGTTTGCAGCCCCGGCGGCACGTCGCTGAGTGCGATATCGATCGTGCCGATCCGCGCTGCATTTTCGGATTGCAGGGTCGCTTCGATGAAATTGGTCGTGCCGATGAAGTCGGCGACGAACGGGGACGCCGGCTCGCTATAGATTTCATAAGGCGAGCCGACCTGTTCGATCACACCGTTGTTCATGACGACGATCCGGTCGGCCATGGTCAGGGCCTCTTCCTGATCGTGAGTCACCATGATCGTCGTGATACCGATCTTGTGCTGCAGTTCCTTGATCTCGTGGCGCAGGTGTGTGCGGACCTTGGCGTCGAGTGCCGACAGCGGCTCATCGAGAAGCAGAAGACCGGGTTCCGTCGCCAGCGCCCGTGCGAGGGCGACGCGTTGCTGCTGGCCACCCGATAATTGTGCCGGATATTTGTCTTCCTGTTCCGGCATGCCGACCAGTTCCAGCAGTTCCGTAACACGCTGGTTGGTTTGCTGTTTCGGGAGTTTCTGGTTTTCCAGCCCGTAAGCCACATTGCGGCGCACCGTCAGGTTCGGAAACAGGGCATAGGATTGAAAGACGATCCCGAAATCGCGGGACGACGGGGGCAGCGCGGAAATATCGCGCCCCTTTTGAAAAATCTGGCCGCTGGTTTGAATATCCAGGCCGGCAATCGCGCGGAGCAGGGTGGTCTTGCCGCAACCGGACGGGCCGAGGAAGCATACAAACTCCTTCTCGAAGACTTCGAGCGAGATATTCTTAAGCGCTGTGAAATCACCGAACTTCTTCGTGACGTCTTTGATCTTCAGGTACGGTTCGACGTTTACCGATGCCATGTTTGTTCGTGCCCCCTGCAAGCTGCAAACCACATTAGCGTAATGAAGTTACAATTTAAATGGATCGCCCCGGGGGAAATTTCCGCCCGGGGCTTTCCAGTTTCGTTATCCGGACCGCTTACTTCGGATCGGACTTGCTGTCGTAGCGCTTGCGCCATTCATCCAGAATACGGATGCGGTTGGCGGCGGCCCAGGCAAAGTCGTTGTTGATCATTTTGCCTTCGATCCCGGCCGGGAAGTTCGGAACCGGCTTGGATTTGCCTTTCATGGACACGACGGCATACGACTCGTTGTACATCGCCATGGCTTTTTCGCTGACGGACCAGTCGGCCAGTTTTTTCGCGGCGTCCAGATTCTTGGTGTTGTGAACGATGGCAAAAGCTTCGAGGTCCCAGCCAACGCCCGGTGTCGGCGCGATGACTTCAAGCGGTGCACCTTCGGACTTCGACTTGGCGCCACGATAGGCGAAAGATACACCGATCGCCGTTTCGCCGCGCGCGGCCAGTTTGCACGGTGCGGAACCGGAGTGCGTGTAGCGCGAGATGTTCTCGTGCAGGGCATCCATGTATTTCCACGCAGCGTCTTCACCCATCATTTGCATCCAGCTCGAAACATCGAGGAAGCCGGTCCCCGACGAGTTCGGGTTCGGCATGATGACATGGCCCTTGTAGACCGGCTTGGTCAGGTCGTTCCAATCGGTCGGGATCGGCAGATTGGCTTTTTTAGCTTCGACGGTGTTATAGCAGACCGAAGCAATCCACGCGCGCTGGCCGACCCACTGCGGGGCCTTGTTGACCTGGTCGTAGAATTTCGACTCAAGC
This genomic window contains:
- the phnA gene encoding phosphonoacetate hydrolase, which codes for MNSINKTVTVNGRTYNWPKTPVVVVCIDGSEPDYIEQAIAGGHMPFLEKALEKGADLRAHCVVPSFTNPNNLSIVTGQPPAVHGISGNFFLDPDSGEEVMMNDPKFLRVDTIFKAFHDAGAKICVITAKDKLRRLLGHGLDFSSGRAVSFSSEKADETTLAENGIDNAQAMVGREIPSVYSAELSEFIFDAGVKLMESMRPDLMYLSTTDYIQHKHAPGTPVANQFYAMMDGYFAKLDAMGATLALTADHGMNAKFNADGEPDVIYLQEVLDDMLGVEKARVILPITDPYVVHHGALGSFATVYLKGDDDAADVADRLREIDGIERVYPRAEGCRIFGLPEDRLGDLIVVSGKSKVLGTSADRHDLSQLKEPLRSHGGVTEQTVPLIVTKPLGELPGGRQLRNFDIFDVALNHVS
- a CDS encoding 2-aminoethylphosphonate--pyruvate transaminase — encoded protein: MTTSDRDPWLLTPGPLTTSAETKQAMLHDWGSRDATFIETNARVRANLLKIANAEGTHVCVPVQGSGTFAVEATLGTLIPKDGRALVLINGAYGQRMVKILGYAGRTCTTYETPEDTPPDPAYLDKILAEDHDISHVLAVHCETTSGILNPIAEIAEVCARHGKSLIIDAMSAFGAIDLDATKVTFDAVMASSNKCLEGVPGMGFALIRKSALEGCKGNAHALSLDLYDQWVAMEKNAQWRFTPPTHVIVAFDAAIRQFLQAGGVPGRFKRYMENRDILIDGMRSLGFETLLPDHLQAPIIITFKMPEDPNFDFEVFYDHLKDQGYIIYPGKLTVAPSFRIGCIGALGAEQMQGALGVIRNVLSDMGVQNGRPAAA
- a CDS encoding putative 2-aminoethylphosphonate ABC transporter permease subunit, with translation MTDTIAATSRPVKAKVSRDDIVMRASMAAIALFLLIGIAFPLYALLEKSFQNSHGEFVGLANYITYLTTPALSWSIGNSFKVTLLASAIVMVIAFIYAYALTRSCIPFKSIFKGVALIPILMPSLLPAISLVFFFGNQGIIKEWLFGAELYGPIGIVMGEVFYVFPHVMTIMLIGMSLSDARLYEASEVLGASKIKTFFTVTLPSMRYGLVSAFFVAFTLIITDFGVPKVVGGQYNVLATDVYKQVVGRHDFQMGAVVSMALLIPAAFAFVADRLVQRKQVALLSARAVPFQPKPNRQFDMIMLAFCCLVGFIIVSILAMAIFSSVVTFWPYNLSLTTKHYNFDLMDGGGWASYFNSIELATWTAIFGTAIIFFGAYLVEKSRGFKTGRTVMQALCMVPMAVPGLVLGLAYVFFFNHPSNPLGFLYHTMPILVICTITHFYTVSHLSAVTALKQMDPEFEAVSQSLKAPFYKTFWRVTVPVCTPAVLDISMYLFVNAMTTVSAVVFLYSSDTTLASVAVLNMDDAGDQSPAAAMGMMIVSTAAGVRLLHMLLTRGIQRRTQAWRKR
- a CDS encoding putative 2-aminoethylphosphonate ABC transporter ATP-binding protein, which gives rise to MASVNVEPYLKIKDVTKKFGDFTALKNISLEVFEKEFVCFLGPSGCGKTTLLRAIAGLDIQTSGQIFQKGRDISALPPSSRDFGIVFQSYALFPNLTVRRNVAYGLENQKLPKQQTNQRVTELLELVGMPEQEDKYPAQLSGGQQQRVALARALATEPGLLLLDEPLSALDAKVRTHLRHEIKELQHKIGITTIMVTHDQEEALTMADRIVVMNNGVIEQVGSPYEIYSEPASPFVADFIGTTNFIEATLQSENAARIGTIDIALSDVPPGLQTGSDIVLCIRPENILTGSRASGADNQIDLTIEHVEFLGSFHRVHTVPVNGAESELMVDVSVARAREIDMTPGGKIHLALPADLTIVYPARN
- a CDS encoding putative 2-aminoethylphosphonate ABC transporter substrate-binding protein, which encodes MNAGFSKFLKSMTLGAAALGIMSATPASAVELTVYTAVEADELAGFKKAFESDTPGVTINWIRDSTGIVTSKLMAEKDNPQADVVWGLAATSLMLLGNEGYFQGYAPKGLDKLESKFYDQVNKAPQWVGQRAWIASVCYNTVEAKKANLPIPTDWNDLTKPVYKGHVIMPNPNSSGTGFLDVSSWMQMMGEDAAWKYMDALHENISRYTHSGSAPCKLAARGETAIGVSFAYRGAKSKSEGAPLEVIAPTPGVGWDLEAFAIVHNTKNLDAAKKLADWSVSEKAMAMYNESYAVVSMKGKSKPVPNFPAGIEGKMINNDFAWAAANRIRILDEWRKRYDSKSDPK